The following are from one region of the Lineus longissimus chromosome 19, tnLinLong1.2, whole genome shotgun sequence genome:
- the LOC135502969 gene encoding very-long-chain (3R)-3-hydroxyacyl-CoA dehydratase 2-like has translation MFLMVRHYQSSSNHIGLYGKVEGVLMIFQTGAVLEIVHCAIGIVPSNVVLTAFQVFSRVFLVWGINYSVKESQDNVGFSMLLFAWTVTEIVRYSFYVTSLLGGVPYALLWVRYTFFLVLYPIGVSGELLCIYGSLPYVKKSNLYSYDLPNKYNISFSYYIFLWVIMFSYIPIFPQLFGHMLKQRKKIIGGQREKTA, from the exons ATGTTTCTCATGGTTCGACATTACCAATCATCCAGTAATCATATTGGTTTATATGGCAAAGTCGAAGGTGTACTTATGATCTTTCAAACAGGGGCTGTTCTTGAG ATTGTTCACTGTGCTATTGGTATTGTACCATCAAATGTTGTGCTCACTGCTTTCCAAGTGTTCTCCAGGGTGTTCCTGGTTTGGGGAATCAACTACAGTGTAAAAGAG TCTCAAGATAATGTTGGATTTTCTATGCTCCTGTTTGCATGGACGGTGACAGAGATTGTGAGATATTCGTTCTATGTGACGAGCCTTCTTGGTGGAGTCCCGTACGCTCTTCTGTGGGTGAG GTATACCTTCTTCCTTGTTCTGTATCCTATTGGAGTTTCG GGAGAGCTCCTTTGCATCTACGGATCCCTACCCTACGTCAAGAAGTCCAACCTTTACTCATACGACCTCCCGAATAAGTACAACATCTCGTTCAGTTATTACATCTTCTTGTGGGTCATCATGTTTAGTTACATTCCAA tttttccCCAACTGTTTGGCCACATGCTGAAACAGCGGAAGAAAATCATCGGAGGTCAGAGAGAGAAGACGGCCTAA